In Candidatus Woesearchaeota archaeon, the sequence TTTTATTTAATATTGCGCAATGTGTATATATGATATTTTTAAGGGCTGGAGATATATAAAACTTGCTTAAAGCATTAATGGCTGTTGTCTCCAGCAGGTAATTTTTACTGCTTTTCCCATACCAAAACCTATAAATATCAGTGCAGATTCAGAAAAACTGAAAATTATTAAATACAAAAGGAAATAAGGCAGTTAATTCAGGAAAATTTCGCTTAATTAAATGAAAGAGTGCTGATATGACAAGGATAAACAAGCTTGTTATGGAAGGGTTCAAGTCATTTGCAAAGAGGACAGAGCTTCTTTTTGATGATAAATTCAATGTTGTAGTTGGTCCAAATGGCTCAGGCAAGTCCAATGTTCTTGATGCGCTGTGCTTTGTTCTTGGGAGGCGCTCCACAAAGAGCCTGAGGGCTGAGAAAACCGCAAACCTCATCTATAATGGCGGAAAAATCAAGAATCCGTCAAGCAAGGCAGAGGTTTCAATATTCTTTGACAATGCCGACAAAACATTTCCCCTTCCGGAAAAAGAGATTAAGATTACAAGAATTGCAAAGCAGAACGGGCAGAGCGTTTACAGGATAAACGACGGAAGGGCAACCCTCCAGCAGCTGATAGAGCTTCTTTCCTCAGCAAGAATTGACCCGGACGGGTATAATATAGTTCTTCAGGGCGATGTTGACCATCTGATAGAGATGAGCTCTTCTGAAAGGAGGCAGGTTGTTGAGGAGATTGCGGGGATTTCTGTTTATGAGGACAAGAAAGAGAAAGCCATGTCTGAGCTTGGAAGGGTTGAGGAGCGCCTGAGAGAGGCGGAAATAGTCCTTGCAGAGAGGGAAGCCAACCTGAAGGAGCTGAAAAATGACAGGGACCAGGCGCTAAAATACAAGGAGATGAAGGACAAGATTGACCAGAACAAGGCAACATACTTTGATTTCCAGATTAAAAAGAAGCAGAAGGACATTGAAAGAATTGAAAAAAGAACTGCTGAGATGAACGGAGAAATAGAAGAATTCAAAAAGCAGGTTGTCGGGATAAAATCTGAAATTGATGAAAGGAAAAAGCTTGTTGAAAAAATAACAAGGGAAATCGAGGAAAAGGGGGAGAAGGATGAGCTTTCTGTCAACAAGGAAGTTGAGGGGCTTAAGGTAACTCTTGCAACCAATTCAACTAAGATTGATAATCACAAAAAGGAAATCGCAAAGATAGAAGAGAGGATATTATCCCTT encodes:
- a CDS encoding AAA family ATPase, with protein sequence MTRINKLVMEGFKSFAKRTELLFDDKFNVVVGPNGSGKSNVLDALCFVLGRRSTKSLRAEKTANLIYNGGKIKNPSSKAEVSIFFDNADKTFPLPEKEIKITRIAKQNGQSVYRINDGRATLQQLIELLSSARIDPDGYNIVLQGDVDHLIEMSSSERRQVVEEIAGISVYEDKKEKAMSELGRVEERLREAEIVLAEREANLKELKNDRDQALKYKEMKDKIDQNKATYFDFQIKKKQKDIERIEKRTAEMNGEIEEFKKQVVGIKSEIDERKKLVEKITREIEEKGEKDELSVNKEVEGLKVTLATNSTKIDNHKKEIAKIEERILSL